The proteins below are encoded in one region of Sporosarcina sp. FSL K6-1508:
- a CDS encoding aconitate hydratase, translating to MALNSTQKLIKSHLISGEMIPGTEIALRIDQTLTQDATGTMVMLELEAMGLDTAKTEASAQYVDHNLIQSDSKNADDHLFLQSASQRFGLYFSRPGNGVSHPVHMQRLAKPGKTLLGSDSHTCANGCMGMLAMGAGGLDVALAIAGEPFYLRMPKVWGVKLTGELQEWVSAKDVILELLRRHDVKGGIGRVIEYYGPGVDTLSAMDRHVIANMGAELGATGTVFPSDGEIKRFLKRQDREDDWVELIADEGATYDIYEEINLAEVVPLVAKPSSPGNVVPVTEIAGTPIYQSYIGSSANPGYADFAIAAEIVKDKKIADGVSFDINPTSRQMLTDLLTEGHIASFIQAGGRLHQAGCNGCIGMGQAPATGRNSLRTTPRNFPGRSGTVEDSVYLCGPETAAASVLSGVITDPRTLGLRAPKVRAIKNPTVDLNLLDAPLPVEEARKVIMHKGPNIASIPIMDEMPDNLQVPILLKMGDNISTDGILAGGSRVLPFRSNLPEISKFAFEMIDKTYYERGMESVKYGGHAIMAGFNYGQGSSREHAALAPRYLGLRVALVKDFARIHWQNLVNFGILPLTFVNESDYNRLKQGDILGLSNLRSKIQEGNEFDIKIEGTDQFIRVKHTLTERQVDIMLKGGMINWVKSQQQPM from the coding sequence TTGGCATTAAATAGTACCCAAAAGTTAATTAAGAGTCATCTTATTTCAGGAGAAATGATACCAGGTACGGAAATTGCACTAAGGATAGATCAGACATTAACGCAAGATGCCACAGGAACGATGGTTATGTTAGAACTTGAAGCAATGGGGTTGGACACTGCAAAAACAGAAGCATCTGCTCAATATGTTGACCATAACCTTATTCAATCGGACAGCAAAAATGCAGACGACCATCTTTTTTTACAAAGTGCTTCTCAACGATTTGGTCTTTATTTCAGTCGGCCTGGAAATGGGGTAAGTCATCCTGTTCATATGCAAAGATTAGCAAAGCCGGGAAAAACGCTTCTAGGATCAGACAGTCATACTTGTGCAAATGGATGTATGGGAATGCTTGCGATGGGGGCAGGGGGACTTGACGTTGCTTTAGCGATTGCCGGTGAGCCATTTTATTTGCGGATGCCTAAGGTATGGGGAGTCAAATTAACAGGTGAACTCCAAGAATGGGTAAGTGCGAAGGATGTTATTTTAGAGTTGTTACGTAGGCATGACGTGAAAGGCGGGATTGGACGAGTAATTGAGTATTACGGTCCTGGAGTGGATACGTTAAGTGCAATGGATCGACATGTTATTGCAAACATGGGGGCAGAACTTGGGGCTACAGGCACGGTATTTCCTTCGGATGGTGAAATTAAGAGATTTTTGAAGAGACAGGACAGAGAAGATGATTGGGTTGAATTAATTGCGGATGAGGGTGCAACATATGACATTTATGAAGAAATAAATTTAGCTGAAGTAGTCCCGCTCGTTGCAAAACCGTCAAGTCCCGGAAACGTAGTCCCTGTGACTGAAATTGCCGGGACTCCTATTTATCAGTCATATATCGGTTCCTCAGCAAATCCGGGTTATGCTGATTTTGCGATAGCAGCCGAAATCGTGAAAGATAAAAAAATTGCGGACGGTGTTTCATTTGATATTAACCCGACGTCTAGGCAAATGTTGACAGACTTACTCACTGAAGGACATATTGCAAGCTTCATACAAGCAGGAGGCCGTTTGCACCAAGCTGGATGTAACGGTTGTATTGGCATGGGACAAGCACCTGCGACAGGCCGTAACAGTTTGCGAACAACACCAAGAAATTTCCCTGGGCGTTCGGGAACAGTTGAAGATAGTGTCTATCTATGCGGGCCTGAAACAGCGGCAGCATCTGTCTTATCCGGAGTAATTACAGATCCAAGAACCTTAGGTCTTCGTGCGCCAAAAGTTCGAGCGATAAAAAATCCGACAGTCGATTTGAATTTGTTGGATGCGCCCCTGCCAGTTGAAGAAGCAAGAAAAGTGATTATGCACAAAGGGCCAAACATTGCCTCCATTCCAATTATGGATGAAATGCCGGATAATCTTCAAGTGCCAATCTTGTTGAAAATGGGCGATAACATCTCCACAGATGGAATACTTGCAGGTGGATCACGTGTTTTACCTTTTCGCAGTAATCTACCTGAAATAAGTAAATTTGCGTTTGAAATGATTGATAAAACCTATTACGAGCGTGGGATGGAAAGCGTTAAGTATGGAGGTCACGCAATCATGGCCGGTTTTAACTACGGTCAAGGATCTAGCCGTGAACATGCAGCGCTAGCCCCGAGATATTTGGGGCTTCGTGTCGCTCTAGTTAAAGACTTTGCCCGGATTCATTGGCAAAACCTCGTGAACTTTGGGATTTTACCATTAACTTTCGTAAATGAATCCGATTATAACAGATTGAAACAAGGCGATATCTTGGGATTATCTAATTTGAGAAGCAAAATACAAGAAGGCAATGAATTCGACATTAAGATTGAAGGAACTGATCAATTCATTCGAGTTAAACATACGCTCACAGAACGCCAGGTTGACATCATGTTAAAAGGCGGCATGATTAACTGGGTGAAAAGCCAGCAGCAACCCATGTAA
- a CDS encoding thioredoxin family protein codes for MEKLQSMEQFEKLKNEERTIFMFSADWCPDCRVIEPILPGIEADYPEYHFYYVDRDEFIDLCGELSIFGIPSFIAFHSGVEAGRFVSKDRKTQAEIEEFINSLSRIDG; via the coding sequence ATGGAAAAACTACAATCAATGGAACAATTTGAGAAGCTAAAAAACGAGGAGCGAACAATTTTTATGTTCTCCGCAGATTGGTGTCCGGACTGCCGGGTGATTGAGCCGATTTTACCTGGAATCGAAGCAGATTATCCAGAATATCATTTCTACTATGTAGATCGAGATGAATTTATCGATTTGTGTGGAGAGCTTTCTATTTTTGGAATTCCAAGTTTTATAGCGTTCCATAGCGGTGTTGAAGCGGGTCGTTTTGTAAGCAAGGACCGTAAAACACAGGCTGAGATTGAAGAATTTATTAACAGTTTATCCCGCATTGACGGGTAG
- a CDS encoding DUF1273 domain-containing protein, which translates to MLKRLVVTGYKPHELGIFDDKHPGVRFIKKALKKRLVALLDDGLEWVIISGQLGIETWAADVVIELKKEYTELKYAVITPFNEQEKNWNDMKKEKYHTIIALADYHTSLTNRPYEAPWQFIEKDKFFMRNSDGILIVYDEENDGSPKFVKKAAEKYAERFDYQVLTISADDLQVIAEEEQMNEWQ; encoded by the coding sequence ATTTTAAAACGATTGGTCGTCACAGGTTACAAACCGCATGAACTCGGTATATTCGATGACAAGCATCCGGGAGTACGATTCATTAAAAAAGCATTGAAAAAACGGCTTGTCGCCTTGCTCGATGATGGTTTGGAATGGGTTATTATCAGCGGTCAGCTGGGGATTGAGACGTGGGCAGCGGACGTCGTCATCGAGTTAAAAAAAGAATATACTGAGTTGAAATATGCTGTTATCACTCCTTTCAATGAACAGGAGAAAAATTGGAACGATATGAAAAAGGAAAAATATCATACAATCATTGCCTTGGCTGATTATCATACGAGTCTAACGAATAGGCCCTATGAAGCTCCTTGGCAATTCATCGAAAAAGACAAGTTTTTCATGCGTAATTCTGATGGAATACTCATTGTCTATGATGAGGAAAATGACGGCTCGCCGAAGTTTGTAAAAAAAGCAGCAGAAAAGTACGCGGAACGTTTCGATTACCAAGTCCTCACAATTAGTGCAGATGATTTGCAAGTGATTGCTGAGGAAGAACAAATGAATGAATGGCAATAA
- a CDS encoding cytochrome P450 codes for MDMKMPVDKGLDNTFNLLTEGYSFIQERSEALQSKVFETRLMGKKMVCMTGKDAVRLFYDTDRFQREGAVPKRIQKTLFGQNGVQTLDGEKHKIRKLMFLSLMTESALNRLTAITTEQWRLKAQQWTGQENVVLFDETEEILCRVACLWAGVPLKEPEVQSRAYDLGAMIDAIGGVGPRYQEGKMARERTESWISTIIEKFRDGAMEAKEDTAIHTIATHRDEAGRQLNTQIAAVELINILRPVVAVARFITFGALALHDYPMYKEKLKEGDAEFSEMFVQEVRRYYPFTPFLGAMVRYDFEWNGFHFKKGTTVLIDLHGVNHNPELWETPYEFRPERFKDRKKDLFDFVPQGGGDPKTGHRCPGEEATVKIMKASLHFLVNELKYDVPSNQDFSVDPIRIPTLPKSKFVIQNVSILE; via the coding sequence ATAGACATGAAAATGCCTGTTGATAAGGGGTTAGACAATACGTTCAATCTATTGACGGAGGGGTATTCTTTCATCCAAGAGAGATCTGAAGCACTCCAATCAAAAGTATTTGAAACGCGGTTGATGGGTAAGAAAATGGTCTGCATGACAGGGAAAGATGCAGTCCGTCTATTTTATGATACAGATCGTTTTCAGCGGGAAGGCGCGGTTCCGAAACGGATTCAAAAAACACTTTTCGGACAAAATGGTGTACAAACACTGGATGGTGAGAAGCATAAAATACGTAAACTCATGTTCCTATCACTCATGACGGAATCAGCGTTGAACCGACTTACTGCTATTACGACAGAACAATGGAGATTGAAGGCTCAACAGTGGACAGGACAGGAAAATGTGGTTCTCTTTGATGAAACGGAAGAAATTCTTTGCCGCGTTGCTTGCTTATGGGCAGGCGTTCCATTGAAAGAACCAGAAGTGCAAAGCCGTGCGTATGACCTTGGAGCGATGATTGATGCAATCGGAGGCGTAGGACCGCGCTATCAAGAGGGAAAAATGGCGAGAGAGCGTACAGAATCATGGATTAGCACAATCATCGAGAAATTTCGTGATGGCGCTATGGAAGCAAAGGAAGATACCGCAATCCACACGATTGCTACACACCGCGATGAAGCCGGTCGCCAACTCAATACACAGATAGCCGCAGTAGAACTCATTAATATACTCCGACCGGTAGTCGCTGTTGCCAGATTTATTACGTTCGGCGCACTTGCTCTACATGATTATCCAATGTACAAAGAGAAACTTAAAGAAGGCGATGCCGAGTTCTCGGAAATGTTTGTTCAGGAAGTCCGCCGCTATTATCCGTTTACCCCTTTTCTGGGCGCGATGGTCCGTTATGATTTTGAATGGAACGGATTTCATTTCAAGAAAGGAACAACGGTTTTAATTGATTTACATGGTGTGAATCACAATCCCGAACTTTGGGAAACACCATATGAATTTCGACCGGAACGCTTCAAAGATAGAAAAAAAGATCTTTTTGATTTTGTACCGCAAGGCGGAGGTGACCCAAAAACCGGGCATCGTTGTCCAGGAGAAGAAGCAACTGTTAAAATAATGAAAGCAAGCTTACATTTCCTTGTCAATGAACTGAAGTACGACGTACCAAGTAATCAGGATTTTTCTGTAGACCCTATTCGGATACCAACTTTACCAAAAAGTAAATTTGTCATACAAAATGTTTCCATTCTAGAGTAA
- a CDS encoding gamma-glutamyl-gamma-aminobutyrate hydrolase family protein — protein sequence MKPVIGITADVEINDKYFLNSEYVRAIIRAGGLPLIVPVGIEKDVDQLIGILDGLLLSGGNDINPMLFNEEPHAYLGEVSPSRDSIELELARRMLKTGKPILGICRGLQVLNVAVGGSVYQDLHKQNEGPILQHMQKAPNTHSSHYVQVEKGSLLETLAGSERIQVNSYHHQSLKVVPPVFAVTGVANDGIIEAIEGTDQQFVLGVQWHPELLSVKGDAASLRIFEGFIRACAN from the coding sequence ATGAAACCAGTTATTGGAATTACGGCAGATGTGGAGATAAACGATAAGTACTTCCTTAATAGCGAATATGTCCGTGCTATCATCCGTGCAGGTGGTTTGCCGTTGATTGTTCCAGTCGGGATTGAGAAGGATGTAGATCAATTGATCGGAATACTTGACGGTCTCTTATTATCCGGGGGAAATGATATTAATCCGATGTTGTTTAATGAAGAGCCTCATGCATATCTCGGAGAAGTCTCACCGAGCAGAGATTCTATCGAGCTTGAACTTGCACGCCGAATGTTAAAAACAGGAAAACCGATACTAGGTATTTGCAGGGGGCTTCAAGTATTGAATGTCGCAGTTGGAGGTTCTGTGTATCAAGATTTGCATAAACAAAACGAAGGTCCGATTCTTCAGCACATGCAAAAAGCACCTAATACACATTCTTCACATTATGTTCAAGTAGAAAAAGGAAGTTTACTTGAAACGCTTGCAGGGAGTGAACGCATTCAAGTGAATTCGTACCACCATCAATCGTTGAAAGTCGTACCGCCAGTTTTCGCAGTTACGGGTGTGGCGAACGATGGAATTATAGAGGCAATTGAAGGTACTGACCAACAATTCGTATTAGGAGTCCAATGGCATCCTGAGCTACTGTCGGTCAAAGGGGATGCGGCCTCCCTGCGTATATTTGAAGGTTTCATCCGCGCTTGTGCTAATTAA
- a CDS encoding DUF2935 domain-containing protein, which produces MEWSVELAYTDNYERDAYGIIAFWLRNDYDHGRFLDREISHYETELARANLNNIQRLGIIWQKAESKKGDLGTLINEAQHATSEFHSLLADTMDRSLHCDVIISTPVSLLDHMVREAEESQRVFKLMESGGRVSPSDAIIHETVFWLRQMADHLGYIRHYSDVSNYEVNFQVTNMMQKFERLLMQATALKTMIRKPRNETLPILTHFKEMIIKEAKSLEEFKLELDELIKTCAIATTSPPDLLEHIAREAHHLWRNLEEEIIT; this is translated from the coding sequence TTGGAATGGAGTGTTGAATTGGCGTACACGGATAACTATGAAAGAGATGCCTATGGGATTATCGCTTTTTGGTTACGGAACGATTATGACCATGGTCGATTTTTGGATAGAGAAATAAGCCATTATGAAACAGAACTGGCTCGTGCAAACCTAAATAATATTCAGCGCTTGGGAATTATCTGGCAAAAGGCAGAGTCGAAAAAAGGAGATCTAGGTACATTAATTAATGAGGCTCAACATGCTACGAGTGAATTTCACAGTCTGCTGGCCGATACAATGGATAGGTCATTACACTGTGATGTTATTATTTCAACGCCAGTATCTCTTCTGGATCACATGGTTCGAGAGGCCGAAGAGTCCCAAAGGGTCTTTAAGCTAATGGAAAGTGGCGGTCGAGTTTCACCTTCAGACGCTATTATACATGAAACTGTATTTTGGTTGAGACAAATGGCAGATCATTTAGGCTATATACGTCATTATTCAGATGTATCGAATTATGAAGTGAACTTTCAAGTAACAAATATGATGCAAAAATTTGAACGGCTATTAATGCAGGCAACCGCTCTTAAAACTATGATACGCAAACCGCGCAATGAAACGCTGCCAATTTTAACACATTTCAAGGAAATGATTATTAAGGAGGCTAAGAGTCTAGAAGAATTTAAATTAGAACTAGATGAGCTAATCAAAACATGTGCTATCGCTACAACATCTCCACCCGATTTGTTAGAACATATAGCCAGGGAAGCCCATCATTTATGGAGAAACTTGGAGGAAGAGATTATAACATAA
- a CDS encoding glycerophosphodiester phosphodiesterase, whose amino-acid sequence MDIYAHRGSSGTHPENTIAAFYEASRLPIYGVEFDVHLTKDGELVVIHDETIDRTSDGMGFVKDMTFAELRTFDFGSWFSNKCQGELIPTLREVLDVFSKTSHHLNIELKSDIFPYEGMPEKVVEMVQQLKLDTRVVISSFDHGAIRAVKKIAPHIETAALFMEVLVDPLDYLGNIPADALHISLPSAVRSSMRKVVEEDAVVRVFTVNEEKYAATLRKIGVTAIFTDHPEKMMNYLARNS is encoded by the coding sequence TTGGATATTTACGCACACAGGGGTTCATCGGGCACACATCCGGAAAACACGATTGCTGCCTTTTACGAAGCTTCCCGTCTTCCCATTTACGGTGTAGAATTTGATGTTCATTTAACTAAAGACGGTGAACTCGTTGTCATTCATGATGAAACAATCGATAGAACTTCGGATGGTATGGGATTTGTGAAAGATATGACGTTTGCTGAATTAAGGACTTTTGATTTTGGTAGCTGGTTTTCTAATAAGTGCCAAGGTGAATTGATTCCGACGCTACGTGAAGTCCTTGACGTTTTTTCTAAGACTTCCCACCATTTGAATATCGAACTAAAATCGGATATTTTCCCTTATGAGGGAATGCCGGAGAAAGTTGTTGAAATGGTTCAGCAGTTAAAACTCGATACACGGGTCGTCATCTCATCATTTGATCACGGAGCAATTCGGGCGGTGAAAAAAATCGCGCCTCACATCGAAACCGCCGCTTTGTTCATGGAAGTATTAGTCGATCCGCTCGATTATCTGGGTAATATACCTGCAGATGCACTCCATATCTCATTGCCTTCCGCAGTCCGTTCATCAATGAGAAAAGTAGTAGAGGAGGACGCAGTCGTTCGAGTCTTCACAGTCAATGAAGAAAAATATGCAGCAACACTAAGAAAAATCGGTGTCACCGCAATTTTTACAGACCACCCAGAGAAAATGATGAATTATTTGGCTCGAAATAGTTGA
- a CDS encoding FAD-binding dehydrogenase: protein MTYDAIVVGAGLAGLVATAEITNEGKKVLLLDQEPEASLGGQAWWSFGGLFLVDSPEQRRLGIRDSHELAWQDWQGTAGFDRDEDEDYWGKKWAEAYVKFAAGEKREWLHAQGVRFFPVVGWAERGGHLAEGPGNSVPRFHIVWGTGPGIVKPFEDKMRIALEKGLVDYLPRHRVDELITENGAVTGARGAVLVPSSAARGEASSREVIGDFEFYAKAVLVTSGGMGANLELIRKNWPSRLGEPPKDMISGVPAHVDGRMLAITEQAGGRIVNRDRMWHYTEGVKNWNPIWANHGIRILPGPSSLWLDAKGQRLPSPNFPGFDTLGTLEALRATGYDYSWFILTQSIIEKEFALSGSEQNPDLTGKSIRMVLQRALPGPTAPVKAFMDNGEDFVVANTLSELVAGMNEITGDNLVKLADIERQVIARDREMDNKFTKDLQIAALRGARQYIGDKLIRVASPHKLLNPKKGPLIAVRLHIVSRKTLGGLQTNLEGRVLDVIGNPIPGLYAAGEVAGFGGGGVHGYRSLEGTFLGGCIFSGRQAGRACADYTRE, encoded by the coding sequence ATGACCTATGATGCCATTGTTGTGGGTGCCGGTTTAGCAGGATTGGTGGCAACAGCAGAAATTACAAATGAGGGAAAAAAGGTTCTTCTGCTTGACCAAGAACCGGAGGCTTCTCTTGGCGGGCAGGCTTGGTGGTCTTTTGGTGGATTATTTCTGGTTGATTCACCGGAACAACGGAGGTTAGGTATTAGAGATTCGCACGAACTTGCTTGGCAGGACTGGCAGGGGACTGCTGGTTTTGATCGTGATGAGGATGAAGATTACTGGGGAAAGAAGTGGGCTGAAGCCTATGTCAAGTTCGCGGCAGGCGAGAAAAGAGAATGGCTGCACGCGCAAGGAGTCCGATTCTTCCCCGTTGTCGGCTGGGCGGAACGCGGCGGGCATCTAGCTGAAGGGCCTGGTAATTCGGTCCCCCGCTTTCATATTGTTTGGGGGACAGGGCCCGGAATTGTCAAACCTTTTGAGGATAAAATGAGGATTGCGCTGGAGAAAGGGTTAGTTGACTATCTTCCACGCCACCGTGTCGATGAATTGATTACTGAAAATGGGGCGGTTACGGGAGCACGTGGTGCTGTACTTGTACCTAGCTCTGCGGCCCGCGGTGAAGCGAGTTCACGGGAAGTCATCGGTGACTTTGAGTTTTATGCGAAAGCAGTATTGGTAACGAGCGGGGGTATGGGAGCAAACCTTGAGCTGATCCGGAAAAACTGGCCATCCCGTTTAGGGGAACCCCCGAAAGATATGATTTCGGGGGTCCCTGCACATGTGGATGGTCGGATGCTTGCAATTACGGAGCAAGCCGGCGGCCGAATCGTCAACAGAGACCGAATGTGGCACTATACGGAAGGTGTGAAAAATTGGAATCCGATCTGGGCAAATCACGGAATCCGTATACTTCCAGGCCCTTCCTCACTTTGGTTGGACGCCAAGGGACAACGGTTGCCATCCCCGAATTTTCCGGGATTCGATACATTAGGTACACTAGAGGCATTACGGGCAACCGGCTATGATTATTCATGGTTCATTTTGACACAGTCGATTATCGAAAAAGAATTTGCGTTATCCGGATCTGAGCAAAATCCGGATTTAACAGGAAAAAGTATTAGAATGGTGCTGCAAAGGGCTCTACCGGGGCCGACTGCTCCCGTCAAAGCCTTCATGGACAATGGCGAAGATTTTGTTGTAGCCAATACATTATCAGAGCTTGTCGCTGGAATGAATGAAATAACGGGTGATAATTTAGTGAAGCTAGCCGATATCGAACGGCAGGTCATTGCGAGAGATCGGGAAATGGATAATAAGTTTACGAAGGATCTACAAATTGCGGCCTTACGTGGAGCACGCCAATATATTGGGGATAAGTTAATAAGAGTTGCGTCTCCTCATAAGCTACTTAATCCGAAAAAAGGGCCGTTAATAGCAGTGCGGTTACACATTGTTAGTCGAAAGACGCTTGGCGGTTTGCAAACTAACTTAGAAGGACGGGTTCTCGACGTGATTGGAAATCCGATACCGGGACTATATGCGGCGGGTGAAGTGGCCGGATTTGGCGGAGGCGGAGTCCATGGCTATCGCTCGTTGGAAGGGACATTTCTTGGAGGCTGTATTTTTTCCGGAAGACAAGCGGGAAGGGCATGCGCGGACTATACGCGTGAATGA